One Tripterygium wilfordii isolate XIE 37 chromosome 10, ASM1340144v1, whole genome shotgun sequence DNA segment encodes these proteins:
- the LOC120007841 gene encoding beta-hexosaminidase 3-like, with translation MQRWWFVVVVVAASVLADASAELNIWPMPESVSHGNGNGKQQSVHMSKNFELTTDDGSKYSDQTGILKDGFSRFLDVVNMAHVVNSSFAPSSALLKGIRVLISSPSDELQYGVDESYKLSVPALGEQPYAQLEAQTVYGALHGLQTFSQICHFNFTTRVIEVHSIPWTIIDQPRFSYRGLLIDTSRHYLPIPVIEKLIDSMAYAKLNVLHWHIVDSQSFPLEIPSYPKLWDGAYSISERYTMADAAEIVSYAQRRGISVMAEIDVPGHARSWGVGYPFLWPSKDCQEPLDVSNEFTFKLIDGILSDFSKVFKFKFVHLGGDEVNTSCWSFTPHISKWLKKHGMVESEACQYFVLRAQNIALSHGYEIVNWEETFNNFGNKLSRKTVVHNWLGGGVAERVVAAGLRCIVSNQDVWYLDHLDTPWQKFYSNEPLVNITNPKQQKLVIGGEVCMWGERIDGSDIEQTIWPRAAAAAERLWTPYDKLAKDPRKVTGRLAHFRCLLNQRGVAAAPLAGPGRAVPAEPGSCYVQ, from the exons ATGCAGAGGTGGTGGTTTGTGGTGGTCGTGGTGGCGGCGTCAGTGTTGGCTGATGCGTCTGCTGAATTGAATATATGGCCAATGCCAGAGTCAGTGAGCcatgggaatgggaatgggaagCAGCAGAGCGTTCATATGAGCAAGAATTTTGAATTGACAACAGATGATGGTAGCAAGTATAGTGATCAAACTGGGATTCTCAAAGATGGGTTCTCTCGGTTTCTTGATGTTGTGAATATGGCTCATGTCGTTAACTCCAGTTTTGCTCCTTCTTCCGCCTTGCTCAAGGGAATTCGTGTTCTCATCTCCTCCCCATCTGATGAG CTACAATATGGGGTCGATGAGTCATACAAGTTATCAGTCCCTGCTCTTGGAGAACAGCCTTATGCACAACTTGAG GCGCAAACAGTTTATGGGGCTCTACATGGGCTTCAG ACATTCAGCCAGATATGTCATTTTAACTTTACAACCAGAGTGATTGAAGTTCATAGCATTCCATGGACAATAATTGATCAGCCAAGGTTCTCTTACCGAGGTCTATTGATTG ATACATCTCGACATTATCTTCCCATCCCAGTGATAGAGAAATTAATTGATTCAATGGCCTATGCAAAATTG AATGTTTTGCACTGGCACATAGTAGATTCACAATCTTTCCCCTTGGAGATACCTTCATATCCAAAACTGTGGGATGGTGCTTATTCAATTTCGGAGCGGTATACCATGGCTGATGCTGCTGAAATAGTGAG TTACGCACAGAGAAGAGGAATTAGTGTgatggctgaaattgatgttCCAGGCCATGCTCGCTCATG GGGTGTTGGTTATCCTTTTCTATGGCCTTCAAAGGACTGCCAGGAGCCACTTGATGTCAGCAATGAGTTCAcatttaaattgatagatggAATTCTATCAG ATTTTAGTAAGgtctttaaatttaaatttgttcACTTGGGAGGTGATGAAGTTAACACAA GCTGCTGGTCATTCACTCCCCACATAAGCAAATG GTTAAAGAAGCACGGTATGGTTGAATCTGAAGCTTGTCAATATTTTGTCTTGCGGGCACAGAACATAGCTCTTTCCCATGGATACGAAATTGTGAACTG GGAAGAGACATTCAACAACTTTGGCAACAAATTGAGCAGAAAAACTGTCGTGCACAACTG GCTTGGTGGTGGTGTTGCTGAGCGAGTGGTTGCAGCTGGGTTACGGTGCATTGTAAGCAACCAGGATGTGTGGTATTTGGACCACTTGGATACCCCGTGGCAGAAATTTTATTCAAATGAGCCACTCGTGAACATCACAAACCCCAAGCAACAAAAATTAGTAATTGGGGGCGAGGTGTGCATGTGGGGTGAACGTATAGATGGGTCAGATATTGAACAGACTATATGGCCACGTGCTGCAGCGGCTGCAG AGCGGCTTTGGACACCTTATGACAAGCTGGCTAAAGATCCAAGGAAAGTTACTGGACGACTGGCACACTTCAGGTGTTTGCTGAATCAAAGAGGGGTTGCAGCTGCTCCATTAGCCGGACCAGGTCGAGCAGTGCCTGCAGAGCCAGGTTCTTGCTATGTGCAATAA